A genomic window from Terriglobia bacterium includes:
- a CDS encoding 4Fe-4S dicluster domain-containing protein, producing the protein MTPTREVYFNITHVWVMYAMLAAALAIFAKGWYGLWRRWRMGQPAARTAPVRARLLRALRQVFSQQTLLKRYRAAGIFHALFFWGFAVLFLATTVVFIHEDLKIPIMRGWFYLIFQSLIVDLFGAFAILGILMAFAHRHVYRAKRLKPDTRDDALMLSVILVILTTGYVIEGLRIELTHDPWAAWSPVGRAAGALLAGSLSMEAMRGLHRATWWFHAVVVFGFIAWIPYSKLRHLFTSPANIYFQNLGPQGVLQPLDMEKAERLGVSRLEQFTWKDLFDLDSCTECGRCEVNCPAFLTTKPLSPKALILDLRKYMHRMSAGGASAPAATTQGEEASPLVGPVIHEDTLWSCTTCRACMEQCPVMIEQVPKIIDMRRHLVMERAEFPDDLQAMVRSLEARAHPYPGAQASRTDWMQGLRLTDLAEQPDAEFEVLFWVGCAGALNKRNQEVTRALALVLTRAGVKFAVLGREERCTGDPARRIGYEFLFQQLAQQNIATLDRFQVKTVVAACPHCFHTLKNEYPQLGGNYTVLHHSEFLEKLVAEGRLKPAASEGGAVSYHDPCYLGRYNGVYDAPRELLAAGGGAGCAEPEWNRGNALCCGGGGGFSFMEEKSGTRMNQNRAKQLLATGAETVGVACPFCMIMLEDGVKSVAGEKSVQVLDIAEVLERRTRG; encoded by the coding sequence ATGACGCCGACACGCGAAGTCTATTTCAACATCACCCACGTGTGGGTGATGTACGCGATGCTCGCCGCGGCGCTGGCGATCTTCGCGAAGGGCTGGTACGGGCTGTGGCGGCGGTGGCGCATGGGCCAGCCCGCGGCGCGCACCGCGCCGGTGCGCGCGCGGCTGCTGCGGGCGCTGCGGCAGGTCTTCTCGCAGCAGACGCTGCTGAAACGCTACCGCGCCGCGGGAATTTTCCACGCGCTGTTCTTCTGGGGCTTTGCCGTACTCTTCCTCGCCACCACCGTGGTGTTCATCCACGAAGATCTGAAGATTCCGATCATGCGCGGCTGGTTCTATCTGATTTTCCAGTCGCTGATCGTGGACCTCTTCGGGGCGTTCGCGATTCTCGGCATTCTGATGGCCTTCGCGCACCGCCACGTCTATCGGGCGAAACGGCTGAAGCCGGATACGCGCGACGACGCGCTGATGCTTTCGGTCATTCTGGTGATTCTGACGACGGGCTACGTGATCGAGGGATTGCGCATCGAGCTGACGCACGATCCCTGGGCGGCGTGGTCGCCGGTGGGCCGCGCGGCGGGAGCCCTGCTGGCGGGGTCGCTGAGTATGGAAGCGATGCGCGGGCTGCACCGCGCCACGTGGTGGTTTCACGCCGTGGTGGTTTTCGGCTTTATCGCCTGGATTCCCTATTCCAAGCTGCGGCACCTCTTTACCAGCCCGGCGAACATCTACTTTCAGAATCTCGGGCCTCAGGGCGTGCTGCAGCCGCTGGACATGGAGAAGGCGGAGCGGCTGGGCGTGAGCCGGCTGGAGCAGTTCACCTGGAAGGATCTTTTCGACCTGGACAGCTGCACGGAATGCGGGCGCTGCGAGGTGAACTGCCCGGCGTTTCTGACGACGAAGCCGCTCTCGCCGAAGGCGCTGATTCTCGATTTGCGGAAATACATGCATCGCATGAGCGCGGGCGGCGCCTCAGCGCCCGCAGCCACCACGCAGGGCGAAGAGGCTTCCCCGCTCGTGGGACCGGTGATTCACGAAGATACGCTGTGGTCGTGCACCACCTGCCGGGCATGCATGGAGCAATGCCCGGTGATGATCGAGCAGGTGCCCAAGATCATCGACATGCGCCGGCATCTGGTGATGGAGCGCGCGGAGTTCCCCGATGACCTGCAGGCAATGGTGCGCAGCCTGGAAGCGCGCGCGCATCCCTATCCCGGAGCGCAGGCCTCGCGCACGGATTGGATGCAGGGATTGCGGCTCACCGATCTCGCCGAGCAGCCAGACGCCGAGTTCGAAGTGCTCTTCTGGGTGGGCTGCGCGGGGGCGCTGAACAAGCGCAACCAGGAAGTGACGCGGGCGCTGGCGCTGGTGCTGACGCGCGCGGGGGTGAAGTTCGCGGTGTTGGGGCGCGAAGAGCGCTGCACGGGCGATCCGGCGCGGCGCATCGGCTACGAATTTCTCTTCCAGCAACTGGCGCAGCAGAATATCGCCACGCTGGACCGTTTCCAGGTGAAGACGGTGGTGGCGGCCTGCCCGCACTGCTTCCACACCCTGAAGAACGAATACCCGCAGCTGGGCGGCAACTACACGGTGCTGCACCACAGCGAATTCCTGGAGAAGCTGGTGGCCGAGGGGCGGCTGAAACCCGCGGCCAGCGAGGGCGGCGCGGTGAGCTATCACGATCCGTGTTACCTGGGGCGCTACAACGGCGTGTATGATGCGCCGCGCGAGCTGCTGGCCGCCGGCGGCGGCGCAGGCTGCGCCGAGCCCGAATGGAACCGGGGCAACGCGCTATGCTGCGGGGGCGGCGGCGGCTTCTCCTTCATGGAAGAAAAGAGCGGAACGCGGATGAACCAGAACCGCGCGAAGCAGCTGCTGGCCACCGGAGCGGAAACGGTCGGGGTGGCTTGCCCGTTCTGCATGATCATGCTGGAGGACGGGGTGAAGAGCGTGGCGGGCGAGAAAAGCGTGCAGGTGCTGGACATCGCCGAGGTGCTCGAGCGCAGAACGCGCGGCTGA
- a CDS encoding electron transfer flavoprotein subunit alpha/FixB family protein: MKNVVALMIAVPGSLRRTEVEVLSAARRLADGLGGTVTAVILGAADASWNADAAACGAERVARVEHAALGSYQAELAVEAARQACVALQAEVCFVPSSTYGLELAPVLAQKLGAAMVADVTAVSGNEATGAVKITKPVYGGKANSELIAKQAPLVLAMRSRSVAPVEKKAGAAAAVTRLDVQLDAALAKSTIVERKAEAAGGARLEDARIIISGGRGLGGREGFALLEELAGLLGGSVGASRAACDQGWVPASWQIGQTGKKVAPELYLAVGISGASQHLVGIGGAKHIVAVNKDEKAPIFQAAEAGVVEDFKTFIPALIQAVKKHKAAEGK; this comes from the coding sequence ATGAAGAACGTGGTGGCGCTGATGATCGCGGTGCCCGGCAGTCTGCGGCGCACCGAAGTGGAAGTGCTGAGCGCGGCGCGGCGCCTGGCGGACGGGCTGGGCGGCACGGTGACGGCCGTGATTCTGGGAGCGGCGGACGCCTCGTGGAACGCGGACGCGGCGGCCTGCGGCGCGGAGCGCGTGGCGCGCGTGGAGCATGCGGCGCTGGGCAGCTACCAGGCGGAGCTGGCGGTGGAGGCGGCGCGGCAGGCATGCGTGGCGCTGCAGGCGGAAGTCTGCTTCGTGCCGAGCAGCACGTACGGGCTGGAGCTGGCCCCGGTGCTGGCGCAGAAGCTCGGCGCGGCGATGGTGGCGGACGTGACCGCAGTTTCCGGGAACGAGGCTACGGGAGCGGTGAAGATCACCAAACCGGTGTATGGCGGCAAGGCCAATTCGGAGTTGATCGCCAAGCAGGCGCCGCTGGTGCTGGCGATGCGCTCGCGCTCGGTGGCGCCGGTGGAAAAGAAGGCCGGGGCGGCGGCCGCGGTGACTAGACTTGATGTGCAGCTCGACGCGGCGCTGGCGAAGAGTACAATCGTCGAACGCAAGGCCGAGGCGGCGGGCGGAGCGCGGCTGGAAGATGCGCGCATCATCATCAGCGGCGGGCGGGGGCTCGGCGGACGGGAAGGTTTTGCGCTGCTGGAAGAACTGGCCGGGCTGCTGGGCGGCTCGGTGGGGGCGTCGCGCGCGGCGTGCGATCAGGGCTGGGTGCCGGCGTCGTGGCAGATCGGGCAGACCGGGAAGAAGGTGGCGCCGGAGCTGTACCTGGCCGTGGGCATCTCCGGAGCGAGCCAGCACCTGGTGGGCATCGGCGGGGCCAAGCACATCGTCGCGGTGAACAAAGACGAGAAGGCGCCCATTTTTCAGGCTGCCGAAGCCGGAGTGGTCGAGGATTTCAAGACGTTCATACCCGCGTTGATCCAGGCCGTGAAGAAACATAAAGCTGCCGAAGGAAAATGA
- a CDS encoding electron transfer flavoprotein subunit beta/FixA family protein, translating into MHLVVCLKQIVDPELPPGDFRVDAQKKEAVRGSASLVISVFDENALETALQLRDAAGQGKITALCAGPESAVDALRRALSLRVDEAIRIREEEFPALDGFGTARLLAAAVRKLEPADLVFCGREAGDWHGAMVGGLLAGELQRPFVSLVAGAQRAGEKYVLRRQTDDGWETVECPAPAVVSVTNDDANQPRIPKVKDNMMAFRRQIPAWGAAELGVAAASLAGPNAALEFASLYVPKSERQCQVIGGENAEEKAAQMVKKWAEMRVL; encoded by the coding sequence ATGCACCTCGTCGTTTGCCTCAAGCAGATCGTGGACCCGGAACTCCCCCCGGGAGACTTCCGCGTGGACGCCCAGAAGAAAGAGGCGGTGCGTGGCAGCGCCAGCCTGGTCATCAGCGTGTTCGACGAAAACGCGCTGGAAACGGCGCTGCAGCTGCGCGACGCGGCCGGCCAGGGCAAGATCACCGCGCTGTGCGCGGGCCCGGAAAGCGCGGTGGATGCGCTGCGCCGCGCCCTCTCTCTGCGCGTGGACGAAGCCATCCGCATCCGCGAGGAGGAGTTCCCCGCCCTGGACGGATTCGGAACGGCGCGGCTGCTGGCCGCGGCGGTACGCAAGCTGGAGCCGGCCGACCTGGTCTTCTGCGGGCGGGAAGCGGGCGACTGGCACGGGGCGATGGTGGGCGGGTTGCTGGCGGGCGAGCTGCAGCGGCCGTTCGTGAGCCTGGTGGCCGGGGCGCAGCGCGCAGGGGAGAAATACGTGCTGCGGCGGCAGACCGACGATGGCTGGGAGACCGTGGAGTGCCCGGCGCCGGCGGTCGTCTCCGTGACCAACGACGACGCCAACCAGCCGCGCATCCCCAAGGTGAAAGACAACATGATGGCCTTCCGGCGGCAGATCCCCGCGTGGGGCGCGGCGGAGCTGGGCGTGGCCGCAGCATCGCTGGCCGGGCCGAATGCGGCGCTGGAGTTTGCGAGCTTGTATGTGCCCAAGAGCGAACGGCAGTGCCAGGTGATCGGCGGGGAAAACGCCGAAGAGAAGGCCGCGCAAATGGTGAAAAAATGGGCGGAAATGCGGGTGCTATGA
- the cofH gene encoding 5-amino-6-(D-ribitylamino)uracil--L-tyrosine 4-hydroxyphenyl transferase CofH has product MASLETRTATSHPAPGATVPGELLAAARPEVREALEAANAGRELSFDQGLHLATSEGPDLQALIAVADQFRRATVGDVVTYVVNRNINFTNVCFVGCSFCGFGHGPNAPDAYSHSPEEIVRRAREAWERGATEVCIQGGLPRDLDGFFYRDVLRAIKRALPGMHIHAFSPMEISYGIEKTGMPLRDYLRMLKDEGLGSIPGTAAEILDDRVRKELSPNKLPVKLWVEIITAAHEAGIPTTSTMMYGHVEEPADWVRHIQLLRGIQKRTGGFTEFVPLGFIHEKTRLFKRGDARPGAGREEHLRVHALARVLLHGAIRNVQVSWVKLGFPTSLACFAAGANDFSGTLMEESISKAAGATHGEYVAPEELRAQIRSIGRIPAERTTTYDIRQRFDQEPGAAAGIPARLQLAPAEKHVPYGEGSY; this is encoded by the coding sequence ATGGCCAGCCTCGAAACACGCACCGCCACCTCGCATCCTGCGCCCGGCGCCACGGTTCCCGGAGAACTCCTCGCCGCCGCCCGTCCTGAAGTTCGCGAAGCTCTAGAAGCAGCCAACGCCGGCCGCGAGCTCTCCTTTGACCAGGGCCTGCACCTGGCCACCAGCGAAGGCCCCGACCTCCAGGCGCTCATCGCCGTCGCCGACCAGTTCCGCCGCGCCACCGTGGGCGACGTCGTCACCTACGTCGTCAACCGCAACATCAATTTCACCAACGTCTGTTTCGTGGGCTGCAGCTTCTGCGGCTTCGGCCACGGTCCCAACGCCCCGGACGCCTACTCGCACTCTCCCGAGGAGATCGTGCGCCGCGCGCGCGAAGCCTGGGAGCGCGGCGCCACCGAAGTCTGCATTCAGGGTGGCCTGCCCCGGGACCTCGATGGCTTCTTCTACCGCGACGTCCTGCGCGCCATCAAGCGCGCCCTTCCCGGGATGCACATCCACGCCTTCTCCCCCATGGAGATCTCTTACGGCATCGAAAAGACCGGCATGCCCCTGCGCGACTACCTGCGTATGCTCAAGGACGAAGGCCTCGGGAGCATTCCCGGCACCGCCGCGGAGATCCTCGACGACCGCGTCCGCAAGGAGCTCAGCCCCAACAAGCTCCCCGTGAAACTCTGGGTCGAGATCATCACCGCCGCGCATGAAGCCGGCATCCCCACCACCTCCACCATGATGTACGGGCACGTGGAAGAGCCCGCCGACTGGGTCCGTCACATCCAGCTGCTGCGCGGCATTCAGAAGCGCACCGGCGGCTTCACCGAATTCGTGCCCCTGGGCTTTATCCACGAGAAGACTCGGCTCTTCAAGCGCGGCGATGCGCGCCCCGGCGCGGGCCGCGAAGAGCATCTGCGCGTGCATGCCCTGGCGCGCGTCCTGCTCCACGGCGCCATCCGCAACGTCCAGGTCTCCTGGGTGAAGCTGGGCTTTCCCACTTCGCTCGCATGCTTCGCCGCCGGCGCCAATGATTTCAGCGGCACGCTCATGGAAGAGAGCATCTCCAAAGCGGCCGGCGCCACCCACGGCGAATACGTCGCTCCGGAAGAGCTGCGCGCCCAGATCCGTTCCATCGGCCGCATCCCCGCCGAGCGCACCACCACCTACGACATTCGCCAGCGCTTCGACCAGGAGCCCGGCGCCGCTGCCGGCATTCCGGCGCGGCTGCAGCTGGCCCCGGCGGAGAAGCACGTCCCTTACGGCGAAGGCAGCTATTGA
- the cofC gene encoding 2-phospho-L-lactate guanylyltransferase: MRALLLPIKDQKNAKQRLAGLLSPEERQSLARAMMEDVLTAVRGIRRAERIFVVTSFAPAMRIAESAGWEVLAEEQQLSESASVDYASRCCEQRGVTALLRLPLDLPLLQPADIDDLLAFESSAPAMLIVPSRDGTGTNALLRTPPTLFPSQFGHGSFAKHLAAAEQAGARRTVRHNLRLGMDVDDPEDLRTLLQHDLAGTATGRWLAASGAGERVQAAGAPAGA, translated from the coding sequence ATGCGCGCACTGCTGTTGCCCATCAAGGACCAGAAGAATGCCAAGCAGCGTCTCGCCGGCCTGCTTTCCCCTGAAGAGCGCCAGAGCCTGGCGCGCGCCATGATGGAAGACGTCCTTACCGCCGTGCGCGGCATTCGCCGCGCCGAGCGCATCTTTGTCGTCACCAGCTTCGCGCCCGCCATGCGCATCGCCGAATCCGCCGGGTGGGAAGTCCTCGCCGAAGAGCAGCAGCTTTCCGAGAGCGCTTCGGTCGATTACGCCTCGCGCTGCTGCGAGCAGCGCGGCGTCACCGCCCTCCTGCGCCTGCCTCTGGACCTGCCCCTGCTGCAGCCCGCCGACATTGACGACCTGCTGGCCTTCGAATCCTCCGCGCCGGCCATGCTCATCGTGCCTTCCCGCGACGGCACCGGCACCAACGCCCTCCTGCGCACGCCCCCCACGCTCTTTCCCTCGCAGTTCGGTCACGGCAGCTTCGCCAAGCACCTCGCCGCCGCCGAACAAGCCGGCGCGCGCCGCACCGTGCGCCACAACCTGCGCCTGGGCATGGATGTGGACGATCCCGAAGACTTGCGCACGCTGCTACAGCACGACCTCGCGGGCACCGCCACCGGCCGCTGGCTCGCCGCCAGCGGGGCAGGGGAGCGGGTGCAGGCCGCGGGGGCCCCGGCGGGCGCTTGA
- a CDS encoding VOC family protein, translating into MLGKLSHIAVVVHDLEAALRRFQQLFGARLLERGFLPETRTDVAVVELGGVHLELLSSREPDSKVGRILREKGEGLHHLSFEVAGLVAQLGQLQAAGVKLLDETPRVGMHGRQIAFVDPRETSGVLIEMVEEDSKQKS; encoded by the coding sequence ATGCTCGGCAAGCTGAGTCACATCGCCGTCGTGGTGCACGATCTGGAGGCCGCCCTCCGCCGTTTCCAGCAGCTCTTCGGCGCGCGCCTCCTGGAACGCGGCTTCCTGCCGGAGACGCGCACCGACGTGGCCGTCGTCGAACTCGGCGGCGTGCACCTCGAGCTGCTCAGCTCGCGCGAGCCGGACTCCAAGGTCGGCCGTATTCTGCGCGAGAAGGGCGAGGGCTTGCATCACCTCTCGTTCGAGGTTGCCGGGCTGGTGGCGCAGCTCGGCCAGTTGCAGGCCGCCGGCGTCAAGCTGCTCGACGAAACGCCGCGTGTGGGCATGCACGGCCGCCAGATCGCCTTCGTCGATCCGCGGGAAACCAGCGGCGTGCTCATCGAAATGGTGGAAGAAGACTCGAAACAGAAGAGCTGA
- a CDS encoding amidohydrolase family protein, with amino-acid sequence MSKPGAIDVWCNPFTPEGIQHLFIDNEEVHFMMGKQWGRTANMKGYSAEQFVANMDRLGIEKVCVPALKQAFYRKNKMGADFKYEDIARLIEKFPDRIVGFAGINPFERMEGVKRLEKAVKEYGFKGAHVHPFGFGIPINGPEWFPFYAKCAELGVPVVFQVGHSAEFMPSACGKPILLDDIALYFPELQLIGGHTGWPWCEEMIAMAWKHPNVYICMSGHAPKYWDKSVLHFLNSRGIGKCVWGTDYPLILHEESLTQIDALNLKPHAKQALLHDTAAKIFKF; translated from the coding sequence ATGAGCAAACCCGGAGCTATTGACGTCTGGTGCAATCCCTTCACCCCGGAAGGCATCCAGCATCTCTTCATCGACAACGAAGAAGTCCACTTCATGATGGGCAAGCAGTGGGGCCGCACCGCCAACATGAAGGGCTACAGCGCCGAACAGTTCGTCGCCAACATGGACCGCCTGGGCATCGAGAAGGTCTGCGTCCCGGCGCTCAAGCAGGCTTTCTACCGCAAGAACAAGATGGGCGCGGACTTCAAGTACGAGGACATCGCCCGCCTCATCGAAAAATTTCCCGACCGCATCGTGGGCTTCGCCGGCATCAACCCCTTCGAGCGCATGGAAGGCGTCAAGCGCCTGGAGAAAGCCGTGAAGGAGTACGGTTTCAAGGGCGCGCACGTCCACCCCTTCGGCTTCGGCATTCCCATCAACGGCCCGGAATGGTTCCCGTTCTACGCTAAGTGCGCGGAACTCGGCGTTCCGGTGGTCTTCCAGGTCGGCCATTCCGCCGAGTTCATGCCCAGCGCCTGCGGCAAGCCCATCCTGCTCGACGACATCGCCCTTTATTTCCCCGAGCTGCAGCTCATCGGCGGGCACACCGGCTGGCCCTGGTGCGAAGAGATGATCGCCATGGCCTGGAAGCATCCCAACGTCTACATCTGCATGAGCGGCCACGCTCCGAAATACTGGGACAAGTCCGTCCTGCACTTCCTGAACAGCCGCGGTATCGGCAAGTGCGTCTGGGGCACGGATTACCCGCTTATTCTGCATGAGGAGAGCCTCACGCAGATTGACGCGCTCAACCTGAAGCCGCATGCCAAACAGGCGCTGTTGCACGACACCGCAGCCAAGATTTTCAAATTCTAG
- a CDS encoding enoyl-CoA hydratase/isomerase family protein, whose translation MADYKFFQIERSGGVTTVFLEKPPVNSLEEPLYVEFEKLCDELDNDPQTRAVVFATRNPKIFIAGADIKDMQTYRFEHDWVDRKISRVHGIFNRLEDITKPTLAVIQGYALGGGCEFALAMDFRFMSRGKPRIGLPEVNIGIIPGGGGTQRLPRVVGYGRAVELMMTGRHLDADEAERIGLITRACDPEKTLAEALEFARQLAGQAPVACALIKQALRKSLGMGREEGLRVEREHCLRAVLSADAREGIGAFVEKRKPKWTGK comes from the coding sequence ATGGCCGACTACAAATTCTTTCAGATCGAACGCTCGGGCGGCGTCACCACCGTCTTTCTCGAAAAACCTCCGGTCAACTCCCTCGAAGAGCCCCTCTACGTCGAGTTCGAAAAGCTCTGCGACGAGCTGGACAACGACCCGCAGACCCGCGCCGTCGTCTTCGCCACCAGGAATCCCAAGATCTTCATCGCCGGCGCGGACATCAAGGACATGCAGACCTACCGCTTCGAGCACGACTGGGTGGACCGCAAGATCTCCCGCGTCCACGGCATCTTCAACCGCCTCGAAGACATCACCAAGCCCACCCTCGCCGTCATTCAGGGCTACGCCCTCGGCGGCGGCTGCGAATTCGCCCTCGCCATGGACTTCCGCTTCATGTCCCGCGGCAAGCCCCGCATCGGCCTCCCCGAGGTGAATATCGGCATCATCCCCGGCGGCGGCGGCACGCAACGTCTTCCGCGCGTGGTTGGCTACGGACGCGCCGTCGAGCTGATGATGACCGGCCGCCACCTCGACGCCGACGAAGCCGAGCGCATCGGCCTGATCACCCGCGCCTGCGACCCGGAGAAAACTCTCGCCGAAGCCCTGGAGTTCGCCCGCCAGCTCGCCGGCCAGGCCCCCGTGGCCTGCGCGCTTATCAAGCAGGCCCTGCGCAAATCCCTGGGCATGGGCCGCGAAGAAGGTCTGCGCGTCGAGCGCGAGCATTGCCTCCGGGCCGTCCTCAGCGCCGACGCCCGCGAAGGCATCGGCGCTTTCGTCGAAAAGCGCAAGCCGAAATGGACGGGGAAGTGA
- a CDS encoding thiolase family protein, which translates to MSAPEQVAILGAVQTRYEARKTHQTYNELVHEVVDQLLTETGVALQEMESIVSASQDLFDGRTISGMAINEVVGGYLHSESKVAGDGIQALLYGAARILAGAYDLTLVVAHCKESEGQFHQITSSMFDPYVERPLGLDEHIAAALQAQRFLAVSGASENDLAQVSRKNHRNAMKNPLARRSGEFSAGQILKSPVVVSPLRDLLAGPITDGACAILLGNPARARKSKRPVSWIAGMGTSTDAYWTDRELAESAALQCAAQRAFAAAGLRNPQQELHVAELSARYAHEELLYLDALHFASGQRAHARLAAGDFDLGGKLPVNPSGGALTGNPTCVAGLARVAEVHLQLTGAAGAHQVPGAGAGLAHGASGICGQSQTVVVLRREASAQAC; encoded by the coding sequence TTGAGCGCCCCCGAACAAGTGGCCATCCTCGGCGCGGTGCAGACCCGCTACGAGGCGCGCAAGACGCACCAGACCTACAACGAGCTGGTGCACGAAGTCGTGGACCAGCTCCTCACCGAGACCGGCGTGGCTCTCCAGGAGATGGAAAGCATCGTCAGCGCCTCCCAGGACCTTTTCGACGGCAGGACCATCTCCGGCATGGCCATCAACGAAGTCGTCGGCGGCTATCTCCATTCCGAAAGCAAGGTCGCCGGCGACGGCATCCAGGCGCTGCTCTACGGCGCGGCGCGCATCCTCGCCGGCGCCTACGACCTCACTCTCGTCGTCGCCCACTGCAAGGAATCCGAAGGCCAGTTCCACCAGATCACCAGCAGCATGTTTGATCCTTACGTGGAGCGCCCGCTGGGCCTCGACGAGCACATTGCCGCCGCGCTGCAGGCGCAGCGCTTCCTGGCCGTTTCCGGCGCCAGTGAAAACGACTTGGCGCAGGTTTCCCGCAAGAACCACCGCAACGCCATGAAAAATCCGCTGGCCCGCCGCAGCGGCGAATTTTCCGCCGGGCAAATTCTGAAATCACCCGTGGTCGTTTCGCCGCTCCGTGATCTTCTCGCCGGCCCCATCACTGACGGCGCCTGCGCCATCCTCCTCGGCAATCCCGCGCGCGCCAGAAAATCCAAGCGCCCGGTGAGCTGGATCGCCGGCATGGGCACCTCCACCGACGCCTACTGGACCGACCGCGAGCTAGCCGAATCCGCCGCGCTGCAATGCGCCGCGCAGCGCGCCTTCGCCGCCGCCGGCCTCCGCAACCCGCAACAGGAGCTGCACGTCGCGGAACTCTCCGCGCGCTATGCCCACGAAGAGTTGCTCTATCTGGACGCGCTGCACTTCGCCAGCGGCCAGCGTGCCCACGCGCGTCTCGCCGCCGGCGATTTCGATCTCGGCGGCAAGCTCCCCGTGAATCCGTCGGGTGGCGCGCTGACCGGCAACCCCACCTGCGTCGCGGGCCTCGCGCGCGTCGCCGAAGTCCATCTCCAGCTCACCGGAGCCGCCGGCGCGCATCAGGTGCCGGGCGCCGGCGCGGGCCTGGCCCACGGCGCCAGTGGAATCTGCGGGCAGAGCCAGACGGTTGTTGTGTTGCGGCGCGAAGCGTCCGCACAGGCATGTTGA
- a CDS encoding thiolase family protein — translation MPRKVAIVATGQTKHVAKRTDVNLRELITEAVTRALDDAGLRMQDIDAVMLGNMEPFEGFLLPELWSVEGWGGLGKPAMKFNTGGTVGASTAIAAYYFAASGLYDTILAVGFEKQSEGHTQTAITTAGDPLWERTMMAGAIGNFAVMASTYVHESGVTEEHAAKIAVKSRRNACNNEYAHLQMPHLTVEEVLASPYLAYPVRRLDFCPQSDGACALVLAEESKAKKLARQPAWIKAVATAHEQQYMGDSPKRLANMRSQRAASQRVYQACGITDPVKDLDVAEIYEVATYAELAMYENLGFCQPGQAGKLIDQGVTSMEGALPVNPSGGVLATNCIGATAMIRVAEAALQIMGQAGKRQIPNAKLALATGYGGNAWTDALILARE, via the coding sequence ATGCCGCGTAAAGTCGCAATTGTAGCTACCGGGCAGACCAAACACGTGGCCAAGCGCACGGACGTCAATCTCCGCGAGCTCATCACCGAAGCCGTGACCCGCGCCCTCGACGACGCCGGCCTGCGCATGCAGGATATCGACGCCGTCATGCTCGGCAATATGGAGCCTTTCGAAGGCTTCCTGCTCCCCGAACTCTGGAGCGTCGAAGGCTGGGGCGGCCTCGGCAAGCCGGCCATGAAGTTCAACACCGGCGGCACCGTCGGCGCCAGCACCGCCATCGCCGCCTATTACTTCGCTGCCTCCGGCCTGTACGACACCATCCTCGCCGTCGGCTTCGAAAAGCAGTCCGAAGGCCACACCCAGACCGCCATCACCACCGCCGGCGATCCCCTTTGGGAGCGCACCATGATGGCCGGCGCCATCGGCAACTTCGCCGTCATGGCTTCCACCTACGTGCACGAGAGCGGCGTCACCGAAGAGCACGCCGCGAAGATTGCCGTGAAGTCCCGCCGCAACGCCTGCAACAACGAATACGCCCACCTGCAGATGCCCCACCTCACCGTCGAGGAAGTTCTCGCCTCGCCGTATCTCGCCTATCCCGTGCGCCGCCTCGATTTCTGCCCGCAGTCCGACGGGGCCTGCGCCCTGGTCCTCGCCGAAGAATCGAAAGCGAAAAAACTTGCGCGCCAGCCCGCCTGGATCAAGGCCGTGGCCACCGCCCACGAGCAGCAGTACATGGGCGACAGCCCCAAGCGCCTCGCCAACATGCGCAGCCAGCGCGCCGCTTCGCAGCGCGTCTACCAAGCCTGCGGCATCACCGATCCCGTCAAGGATCTCGACGTCGCCGAAATCTACGAGGTCGCCACCTACGCCGAGCTGGCCATGTATGAAAACCTCGGCTTCTGCCAGCCCGGCCAGGCCGGCAAGCTCATCGATCAGGGCGTCACCTCCATGGAAGGCGCGCTGCCGGTCAATCCCTCCGGCGGCGTCCTGGCCACCAACTGCATCGGCGCCACGGCGATGATCCGCGTCGCCGAGGCCGCCCTGCAGATCATGGGCCAGGCAGGGAAGAGGCAAATCCCCAACGCCAAACTCGCGCTGGCCACCGGCTATGGCGGAAACGCCTGGACCGACGCGCTCATTCTGGCGCGGGAGTAA